A window of the Lolium perenne isolate Kyuss_39 chromosome 7, Kyuss_2.0, whole genome shotgun sequence genome harbors these coding sequences:
- the LOC127318050 gene encoding uncharacterized protein: MASLAPVGSLLLAAIVAVLVLVPGSYGSRSNCPLPDPGHGGGGSGGGGQHPPHHGKPPKHHGGPPSGPKCPPCHRPPMPRPPPYAPPTPPYIPPTPPYGPPTPLPPPYVPPYVPPSPPYVPPSPPYIPPSPPYVPPYVPPTPPYVPPTPPYVPPPTPPSPGHGKTCPVDALKLNACVDVLGGLVHLVIGREARSKCCPLVQGIADLDAALCLCTTIRARLLNINIYLPVALRLLITCGKHPPSGFNCPTVLDA; encoded by the coding sequence ATGGCCAGCCTCGCCCCCGTTGGTTCGCTCCTGCTCGCTGCCATCGTCGCCGTCCTGGTACTCGTACCGGGATCGTACGGGTCGCGCAGCAACTGCCCGCTGCCGGACCCCGGCCACGGCGGTGGTGGTTCTGGTGGCGGGGGACAACACCCGCCCCACCACGGCAAGCCGCCCAAGCACCACGGCGGCCCACCGTCGGGCCCCAAATGCCCGCCGTGCCACCGCCCGCCGATGCCGCGTCCACCACCCTACGCGCCGCCGACTCCACCCTACATCCCGCCGACTCCGCCGTACGGGCCACCAACGCCACTGCCACCACCGTACGTCCCGCCATATGTGCCGCCGTCGCCACCGTACGTCCCGCCTTCTCCGCCATACATCCCGCCGTCACCGCCGTACGTGCCGCCGTACGTGCCACCGACTCCGCCATACGTGCCTCCGACACCGCCGTACGTGCCGCCCCCGACACCGCCGTCTCCGGGGCATGGGAAGACGTGCCCGGTCGACGCGCTGAAGCTGAACGCGTGCGTGGACGTGCTGGGAGGGCTGGTGCACCTGGTGATCGGGCGGGAGGCGCGCTCCAAGTGCTGCCCGCTGGTGCAGGGGATAGCGGACCTGGATGCGGCGCTGTGCCTCTGCACCACCATCCGGGCGCGCCTCCTCAACATCAACATCTACCTCCCCGTCGCGCTCCGGCTGCTCATCACCTGCGGCAAGCACCCGCCCAGCGGCTTCAACTGCCCCACCGTCCTCGACGCCTAG
- the LOC127318049 gene encoding serine/threonine-protein kinase PBL36 yields the protein MPPSSSSRHRQESGCGCWAVLTRGLRGSCFRPAAAAAATPAGAAVKAGLVHDAAEMTYLNSSNRDLGDQFQRNFGDENGVNASTEKKTPHKLLEFTFQELKSATVNFRPDSILGEGGFGYVFKGWIEPDSTAPAKPGTGLTVAVKSLKENALQGHREWVAEVDFLGQLHHKHLVKLIGYCIEDEQRLLVYEFMARGSLENHLFRRTLPLPWPYRMKVVLGAAKGLAFLHVGPKPVIYRDFKTSNILIDVDYNAKLSDFGLAKAGPQGDKSHVSTRVLGTYGYAAPEYVMTGHLTTKSDVYSFGVVLLEVLTGRRSIDKKRPLGEQNLVAWARPYLSDRRRLYQLVDPRLGLNYSIRGVQKVAQICHHCLNRDSKSRPMMDEVIKHLTPLQDLNDMAATSYRPRSSPRGKARR from the exons atgcctccttcttcttcttcccggcACCGGCAGGAGAGCGGCTGCGGCTGCTGGGCCGTGCTCACGCGGGGCCTGCGCGGCTCCTGCTTccgcccggcggcggcggcggcggccacccCTGCCGGAGCCGCCGTCAAAGCCGGCCTCGTCCACGATGCAG CGGAGATGACATACCTAAATAGTAGCAATCGAGATCTTGGTGATCAGTTTCAGAGAAACTTTGGTGACGAAAATGGTGTTAACGCATCAACTGAAAAGAAAACACCACACAAGCTACTTGAATTTACTTTCCAAGAGTTGAAATCTGCCACTGTTAACTTTAGGCCAGACAGTATTCTTGGCGAAGGTGGGTTTGGGTATGTCTTCAAGGGGTGGATTGAGCCGGACAGCACAGCTCCTGCAAAACCTGGCACTGGTCTAACTGTAGCTGTCAAAAGTTTGAAGGAAAATGCTCTTCAAGGACATAGAGAATGGGTG GCGGAAGTTGACTTTCTGGGACAGCTGCATCACAAACATCTTGTTAAGCTGATTGGATATTGTATCGAGGATGAGCAGAGGCTGCTTGTATATGAATTCATGGCACGTGGAAGTCTAGAAAATCATCTTTTCAGAA GGACTCTTCCCCTACCTTGGCCCTATAGGATGAAGGTTGTTCTTGGTGCTGCTAAAGGTTTAGCCTTTCTGCATGTTGGTCCAAAACCAGTTATTTACAGGGATTTTAAGACATCGAATATTCTTATTGATGTG GATTACAATGCGAAACTGTCAGATTTTGGGTTAGCAAAAGCTGGTCCCCAAGGCGATAAAAGCCATGTATCTACTCGAGTTCTTGGCACTTATGGCTACGCTGCACCTGAGTATGTAATGACAG GCCACTTAACGACTAAGAGCGACGTCTACAGCTTCGGAGTTGTTTTGCTCGAGGTATTGACCGGCAGAAGATCAATCGACAAGAAACGGCCTCTTGGGGAGCAGAACCTAGTGGCATGGGCAAGGCCGTATCTAAGCGACAGGCGAAGGCTCTATCAGCTCGTAGATCCTCGCTTGGGGCTGAACTATTCCATTAGAGGGGTGCAGAAGGTAGCTCAGATCTGCCACCACTGCCTTAACCGTGACAGCAAGTCACGCCCAATGATGGATGAAGTTATCAAACACTTGACGCCTCTGCAGGACCTAAATGACATGGCTGCCACGTCGTATAGGCCTCGATCGTCTCCTCGCG GAAAGGCTCGTCGGTGA